The DNA segment TATGAGCTGGAAAAGAAATTTAAACGTGTTGTGTGATATGTGATACAAAGGCGGTGTGAAGCACGGAGCGATCCGTGTAACAATATTAAGTAGGAGTATGAAACTTGAAAAAACAATTGATGGTACTTACCGGTCCTACTGCTGTCGGAAAGACCAGTCTGTCAATTAAAGTGGCAGAGAGGTTGAACGGATCTATAATTTCCGCTGATTCTATGCAGGTATATAAAAAGATGGATATCGGATCTGCGAAGATTATGACGGACGAAATGTGCAATATTCCGCACTATCTCATCGACGTTCTTGAACCATGGGAAGAGTTCCATGTGGCTCGCTTTCAGCAGATGGCAATGGAAGCCATACAAGATATCTATCAGAAGAACAGACTTCCAATTCTTGTAGGAGGAACAGGTTTCTATATTCAGGCAATACTGAAAGATGTCGACTTTTCGGGGGACAGCGGGAAATCAGCATTCCGACAGGAGCTGGAGGAAAGAGCAAGGGCGGGCGGCAGCGATGAGCTTTATCAGATGCTGAAAACGGAAGATCCTGTTTCGGCGGAGAATATTCATCCGCACAATGTAAAACGGGTAATCCGCGCACTGGAATACTATCATGAGACTAAAAGTCCTATCTCTTTGCATAATGCAAAAGAGATGGAGAGGGAATCACCGTTTTGCTATTCGTATTTTGTACTAAACGATAGGCGGGAACATCTCTATGAAAGGATTAACCAGAGGGTGGATCAGATGATGGAGAAGGGGCTTTTGGATGAGGTAAAGTATTTAAAAAGCTTAGGTCTGACCAGTCAGATGGTATCTATGCAGGGACTTGGATATAAGGAATTGCTTTCTTATCTGGATGGAAATATTAGTCTTTGCGATGCAGTGGAGAGCATCAAAAGGAATACACGTCATTTCGCCAAGAGGCAGCTTACTTGGTTTAAGAGAGAAAAAAATGTTGTCTGGATTGACAAATCAAAATATGATTACGATGAAGATGCAATTCTCAATCAGATTTTACGGATCTGGGAGAAAAGAACATCGAACAGAAACGGAGAATATCATGACGATTGATAAATCGGGAATGTATAAAAAAATAGGAATCAGCAAGGAGGTATTGGGATTTGGGACAGAGGTTCTTCGAACATTGGAAGAACGGTTTGCACAAATAGATCAGACAGCAGAATACAATCAGCTAAAAGTTATACACGCCATGCAGAAACATAAGGTAAGTGAGGCTTGTCTCTATGCGTCGAGCGGCTATGGATATAATGACCTTGGAAGGGATACTTTAGAAGAGGTCTATGCGACGACGTTTGGAGCAGAGTCGGCACTTGTCCGTCCGCAGATTGCCTGTGGAACACATGCTCTTTCTGTTGCTCTTTCCGGCAATCTGCGTCCGGGGGATGAGTTGTTTTCTCCCGTTGGAAAACCTTATGATACACTAGAAGAGGTAATAGGAATCCGACCTTCGCGTGGATCGCTTCGCGAATATGGGGTGAGTTATTCTCAGACAGAACTTTTAGAGGATGGATCTTTCGATTATCCGGCAATTAAAAAAGCGATCAACGACAAGACAAAGATGGCAACTATTCAGCGTTCCAAGGGATACCAGACACGTCCTACGTTCTCTGTCACGCAGATAGGAGAACTGATACACTTTATCAAAAAAATCAAACCTGATGTAATCTGTATGGTAGACAATTGCTACGGTGAATTTGTGGAGACAATCGAACCAAGTGAAGTTGGCGCGGATCTTATGGTCGGTTCTTTGATCAAAAATCCGGGCGGTGGACTGGCTCCAATCGGAGGCTATATCGTCGGTAAAGAAGAATATGTAAGTCTTGCTGCTTACCGTCTGACTTCCCCGGGTCTTGGAAAAGAAGTCGGAGCTACTTTAGGAGTGAATCAGTCTTTTTATCAGGGATTTTTTCTTGCACCTACAGTTACGGCATCTGCACTCAAAGGTGCTGTCTTTGCGGCAAATATATATGAGAAACTCGGGTATGATGTAATTCCCAATTCAAGAGAGGAGCGTCATGATATCATACAGGCGGTAACCCTTAGAAGTCCCAGGGCGGTCATTGCTTTTTGCGAAGGGATCCAGGCGGCATCTCCGGTGGATAGTTATGTGACACCGGTTCCGGGAGACATGCCTGGCTATGACTGTGATGTGATTATGGCCGCAGGAGCATTCGTACAGGGATCCTCGATCGAACTTTCGGCTGATGCACCGATCCGGGAACCTTATGCAGTCTATTTTCAGGGCGGTCTTACTTGGCCGCATGCGAAACTGGGAATTCTGATGAGTTTACAGAAACTGGTCGAGGCAGGTGTTGTGAAACTATGAAAAAACAAATCGTCATAATTGGCGGTGGTGCTTCCGGGCTGATGGCAGGAATTACAGCAGCAAAGAAAGGTGCTGTTGTCACAATATTGGAGGCAGCTGATAAACCGGGCAAGAAACTTCTGGCAACTGGAAACGGAAGATGCAATTTTACGAATGTATTACAAGATAAATCCTGTTACAGAGGAAGTGCAAACGATCTTGCTATGAATGTTGTAAATCAGTTCTCAGTGTCTGATACATTGATGTTTTTCTCAAAACTGGGTATCTATTCGAAGAACAGGAATGGATGGATGTATCCGACCAGTGACGAGGCCAGAGCTGTACTGGATGTCCTTTTGATGGAAGCTTGCAATCTCAAGATAAAAATCAAGACAAGAGAGCGTGTGCAGGATGTACGAAGGAAAAATCAGAGATGGAAGGTAAAAACATCAACTTGGGAATATCCTGCTGATTCCGTTATCATCACCAGTGGCAGTCCGGCCGGAACAGATGAAAAAACAGATCCTTTTGTGATACAGATCGCAAAGAAGTTAGACATAGAGACGATACCCCTTCTTCCTGCACTTACTGCATTAATGGGAAAAGACACCCGTTTTTCATCTTGGGCAGGTGTGCGTATTCAAGGAAAAGCAACTTTGATTCTGAACAGTATTCCGATGAAAAGCGAAGCAGGGGAAATTCAGCTTACTTCTTATGGAATTTCGGGAATTCCTGTCTTTCAGCTGAGTCGCTATGCAATTCGGGCTGTCTTTGAAGGATGCAGCGTACTGATAGAACTGGATTTTATTCCCGAGCTTTCAGAGGACCAGCTCTATTTGAATCTGAAAATGCGAGAGGAAAACTGTCCATACAAGACATTACAGGAGAGGTTTGTAGGGCTTCTCCCCTCAAAATTAATCCCGGTTGTGGCACCCCCTGAGACAGAACTTAGCGAAATAGTCAGAAATTGTAAGCATTTCCCGGTTGCCGTTCAAGGTGCAGTTTCCATGAAACAGGCTCAGGTATGCTCAGGTGGAATTCTTTTAAGGGAACTGGACGCACACCTTCAGTCGCGTAAATACCCGGGCCTTTATTTTGCAGGGGAGGGACTCGATGTGGATGGGGCGTGTGGAGGCTATAATTTGCAGTGGGCATGGTCCAGTGGTGCCGTAGCAGGATCGGATGCCGCAAGGGGAGTGTCATGATACGTATTTTAAACTTAAAAATGCCGGTAGAACATAAGACGGAGCAATTAAAAGAAAAGATTGCAGGGGAACTTCGGATACCTGTAAAGCAGATTCAGTCCTATGACATTGTTAAAAGATCCATAGATGCAAGAAAGCAGCCGATTCAGTATGTCTATCAGATTAATGTTACAGTCGTTCGGGAAAAGAAAGTAATCCAAAAGAATAGTAGACATAAAAATATTATGTTGACCGAACCTGTGGATTATCTTTTTCCTAAATCCGGTCATAACAGACTTTTGAAGCGTCCGGTTGTTGTCGGATGTGGACCAGCAGGTTTGTTTTGTGCTTATATGCTTGCAAAACATGGATATTATCCTCTGATTCTTGAAAGAGGGGATGAGGCTTCTCTTCGAAGAAAAAAGGTCAGCCATTTTTGGAAGACTGGAGTTCTCGATGAGAGCTCCAACGTGCAGTTTGGCGAAGGGGGAGCAGGAACGTTTTCCGATGGCAAATTAAACACTCTTGTCAAAGATCCGTTTGGAAGAAACAAAGAAGTACTTAAGATCTTTGTGGATGCAGGAGCACCATCTTCCATCCTCTATGATCAAAAACCGCATCTTGGAACGGATCTTCTGGTACAGATTGTCCAAAGACTTCGCAGACAGATCGAGGCAATGGGAGGGGAGTTTCGTTTTCATTCCCAGGTTACAGATCTGGTGATAGAGGATGGCCGCGTGAAGGGCCTTGAAGTCAATAAAAAGGAAGTGCTGTCCTGTCAAGTAGTGATTCTTGCCATCGGGCACAGTGCAAGAGATACATTTTCCATGCTCAGCAAAAATTCTCTGCACATGGAAGAAAAGTCATTTGCAGTAGGTGTCCGGATTGAACATCCCCAGAAAATGATTACAGAAGATCAATATGGGAAGAATGCTTCGGCAATACTGGGTCCGGCAAGTTACAAACTTACACATAAGCTTGCAGATAGCAGGGGAATCTACTCTTTTTGCATGTGTCCAGGCGGTTATGTAGTGAATGCCTCTTCACAAACAGGGTTTCTTGCAGTCAATGGAATGAGTTATCATGGCAGAAATAGTTTAAATGCAAACAGTGCATTAGTTGTCACTGTAAATCCGTCTGATTACAGAGAGTATCACGAGGCAGGAAACAGCCGTTGTCTGGACGGAGTATTCTTTCAACGATATCTGGAGAGGGCTGCATGGCAGTTGGCTGTCGGAAAAGTACCGGTCCAGTTGTTTGAAGATTTTAAGGAAAACAGAAGAAGTGTTTTGTTGGGAGAAATCTCCCCTTGTATTATGGGAAAATACGAACTATCGAATGTCAGAGAGATTCTGCCTCCTGTGATTGGGGAATCCATTGCAGACGGGATTCGTGCTTTTGGTGAGAAAATTAAGGGCTTTGACAGACCAGATGCACTGATATCTGGTGTGGAGAGTCGTACTTCTTCTCCGGTTAAGATCATAAGAGATGAAAGTTTCGAATCCTCTCTCAAAGGACTTTATCCTTGCGGTGAAGGTGCCGGATACGCGGGAGGAATCACTTCTGCGGCAATGGATGGTATCAAGGCTGCAGAGGCAGTCTGTAAAAAATATATGAAATTATAATAAGGCATATACATTATTTTTGAGATGTGATAGAATTAAAAATACAGTGTATTCTCACTTCGTATGCACACTATTCGGGGATTAATTGTAATACGTGTAAGTCTGGGAAGAGAGCGGAGGAGGAAATATGCTTATGAAAACACGAATGAAAGAAATGCCAAAAGATCAGCGTCCTTATGAGAAATGCCTCAGATACGGTGCCGCAATGCTCTCAGATACAGAACTTCTGGCAGTGATTCTGCGTACGGGATCAGCCGGCTGTTCCTGCCTGGATCTGGCGTCCGAAGTCCTAAAAGCTTCAAAGCTTGAGGAAGGGCTTCTTGGTATTCACCATTTAAGCCTGCAGGACTTACAATCCATAAAAGGAGTCGGCAAGGTCAAGGCGGTACAGATCAAGTGTATCGGGGAATTATCAAAACGGATTGCCAGCGAGAGCACCCGACAGAAACTTACATTTGATAATCCGGATACAATTGCTGATTATTATATGGAGTTGCTGCGTCATGAGGAACAGGAGAAAATTATCTGTATGATGCTTGATACGAAGAACCATTTTCTGGGTGATGTGGTGCTGACGATAGGGACGGTAAACAGTTCTTTGTTATCTCCCAGAGAACTTTTCCTCGAAGCACAGAAATTTCATGCGGTGCATATTATATTGCTTCACAATCACCCCAGCGGTGATGCAACACCCAGCAAAGAAGATATACAAATCACTGCACGAATTAAAAGGGCAGGAGAATTACTTGGCATTACACTCCTTGATCATATTGTGATAGGAGATCACTGCTATACCAGTATCCTGACATCATAATACCAAAGAGGGGATATACTCACTCATGATGTTACATAATAGTTTCGGGGTGGATTTAGGAAGCAGCACTTTAAAAATCTACGATCAACGAAAAGACAAAATTACAAAAGAAAAAAACATGATTGCTCTTCGAGACAAGGATGAGGTATTGGCTATCGGAAATGATGCCTACGAAATGTTTGAAAAGACACCAAAGAATATAAAGATCATGGAACCTGTCAATAACGGCAGGATTGGTGATGTTTTTTTAACAGAGGCGATCCTGCATACACTTTTAAATCGAAGCGGTTCAAGCGTGGGATATCGTCCGGTTTTATACTTTGCAGTGCCAACTGGGCTGACCAAGATTGAAAAAAGAGCTTATTATGCTGTTGCTCACCGCGGAAAATTAAGAAAATGCAAAATTTTTCTGGTTGACAGACCGATTGTCGATGCCATTGCACTTGGCATTCCTTTAAACCGTACCAAAGGATCTATGATCATGAATATCGGCTCCCAGTGTACTGAGGTATCCGTAATTGCGGATGGAAGAGTGATTATCAGCAGACAGATTCCAATTGGAGGCAAACAGTTTAATGATTCGATCCGCAGCAATATACGAAAGAAAAACAATTTGCAGGTAGGCATACGGACGGCAAAACGTCTGAAGCTGTCTCTGGCTGATATGGTTCCTCAAAAGAAACAGGGCCGTAAGGTTATGGGGATGGACTGCGTAAACGGACTTGTGAGAGATGGAATTGTCACAACGACAACGGTAAATCTGGCAATTATGGATCTTGCAAGACAGATTGCGTCACAGACACGTGAGATTATTCAGAGAATTCCACCGCAGATTCGTGCAAACATTGAAAAAGAAGGGATTTATCTCACCGGCGGAAGTACCAGAATTCCCCATATGGATCAGTTCCTAAGCAGAGAACTGGAATATTCCGTACAGCAATCACTTTATTACGATTTGTGTACGGTCTGTGGTCTGAAAGAACTGATCACGCATCCTGTCCTGCACCGGTATGCATATCCTGTGACAAAACAATAGAATGAATTGCTGTAAGGGGAACAAGAATGAAGAAAAAGAAAAGATTCCAATTAAATAGTAAACATTTACTGATAGCTCTGACCTTTGTGTGCGTCAGTGCTGCAGCTCTTACTCTGACAAACCAGAATTCCTCCGGTCCGGTGAGAACTATTGCCGGATATGCAATTGTTCCTTTTCAAAATGGCATCAATCAAATTGGAAAATGGCTGTCAGGCAAAGGGCAGCGCTTCAAGAATGCAGATAAGCTGGCAAGTGAAAACAAAGAGCTGAAAGAACATATCAGTTCCCTGACGGAACAAAATAATTTACTGGTACAGCAGCAGGGGGAACTCAGTGAGCTGAAAAAGCTTTATCAGATTGATAAGACCTATTCGGAATACGAGAAAGTGGCTGCTGAGGTTATAGCACGTGATCCAGGGAATTGGTTTAATACATTCACGATAAACCGGGGATCCAGGCAGGGAATAAAAAAAGATATGAATGTGATTGCAGACGGGGGGCTTGTTGGACTCGTGACTGAGGTCGGCCCGGACTGGGCAACTGTGAAGTCAATCATCGATGATTCAAGCAATGTAAGTGCTATGACGGTCTCGACAAATGATACCTGCATTGTATCTGGAGATCTGCGGCTTATGGAACAGGGAAAACTTGCTTTTAGCCAGATGAAATCAGAAAACGCCGTCACGGTCGGCGAAAAGATTGTGACATCGGAAATCAGCGATAAATATCTGAAGGGAATTTTAATCGGCTATGTAAGTGATGTGAACGAAGATTCCAATCATCTGACGAGTACGGGATACCTGATTCCGGTTGTGGATTTTGAACATATCAGTGATGTACTGGTGATTAAGCAGTTAAAGCAGACAGGAGGCAATTAAATGCGCAGGAAAGTGGCGATTGCCATTCTGATCATAGCTACGTTTATTGTACAGACTACCGTATTTCAAAGATTGCAGGTTGCATCGGTTGCTCCAAACTTGCTGCTTATATTGACAGTATCTTTTGGATTCATGCGGGGAAAAAAGAGTGGGATGTGGATCGGATTTTTCTGCGGACTCTTTATTGACTTGCTTTACGGACAGACAATAGGAATTCATGCACTGATCTATATGTACCTTGGATATCTGAATGGTTTTTTATATAAGGTCTTTTATGATGATGATATTAAAGTACCGGTTCTATTGATTGGAGTCAGTGACTTTGCTTACTGTCTTGTCACGTATATATTTCAGTTCCTGATGAGAGTAAGATTGGATTTTACGGACTATCTCCATCATATTATTATTCCGGAAGTGGTATACACCATGATTATATCAATTGTTTTTTACCGTTTTCTTTATAAGCTAAATCAGAAATTCGTTGAGAATGAAATGGAAGGACAGGAGTTACCTTGGTTAAAAAGATAAAAAAATGGCTAAGTGAGGGTGGGAAAAAGCGCAGTGGAATCTTACTTGGGATATTTGTGATTATGACAGGTGTCCTTATTTACCGGGTGTTCTCACTTCAGGTAATCCATGGAAAGGAGTATGCTGAAGATTTCAATTTAAAGATTACGAAGACAAGACCCTTAAAAAGTACCCGGGGAAATATCTATGACCGCAATGGAAATCTGCTCGCTTACAATCAACTATCCAATTCCGTGACTCTTGAGGATAACGGGAGCTATAGCGGACGCAGAGAAAAGAATCTGTCTTTAAATGGTGAGATCTATCACTTGATTCAGATCATTCAGAAAAATGGTGATACTCTTGATTCGGACTTCCATATCAAGGTTGACGCCAATGATAATTATGTTTTTGACCTGGAGGAGAACAGTACAGCCCTGAATCGTTTTCGTGCTGATGTATTTGGCAAAAAGACAATTGAAGAGCTGAAACCTGAGGAAAAGAGTGCCACTCCTGACGATATTATGAATCATCTGATAGATGGAAAGAATGAATCTTGTTTCGGCTTGATTAATTCGAAGACTCCGTATAAAGAAACCGAGCTTAAAGAGGCCGGGCTTCCCAAAGAACTTTCAAAATCAGAGCAGCTTTCAATTGTCAATGTTCGTTATCAGCTTCGACTGACAGAATTTATGAAATATTTAAGTGTAACAGTTGCAAGAGATGTCAGTGATGCGACTGTAGCTGCAGTAAAAGAGAACCAAAGCGATCTTCAGGGAGTAAATATACAGGAAGATTCGAAACGCGTCTACACAGATCCGGAATATTTTGCATCAATTCTCGGCTATACGGGAAAACCATCTGCTGAAGAACTGGAAGAACTTCAAGCTGAAAATAAATCTTATAGCAGCAATTCAATTATCGGAAAATCTGGCATGGAAAAATTTATGGAAACCACTTTGCAGGGAAAAGATGGCGAAGAAAAAGTCGTGGTAGACAGCGGCGGAAAAGTGCTTCAGGTTCTTAAAGGTTCCAGAAGAGAGCCAACAACGGGGGACAATGTTTACCTTTCTCTGGATAAAGATCTGCAGAAGGCTTTTTATAAGATCCTGGAACAAAGAATCGCCGGTGTACTGGTGTTTAACCTTCAAAACATAAAGAATATTGACAAAAATGTGATCAATGATAACAGTTCTTTTCCTATTCCAATTTATGATGTGTATTCGGCTTTGATTGACAATAGTGTGATCGATATCAGCCATTTTGGAAAGGATGATGCCACACAGCTGGAAAAGAATGTTTTGGCAAAGTTCAATGAAAAACAAAGGGAGACATTCGATAAGATTCAGATAGAATTGACGGGATCCAAACCAAAGAGTTATAATGATCAAAGTGAAGAGATGCAGACATACATGACTTATATTGTCGATGATATGCTGACAAAGGATACTGGTATTCTTGATCCGGATAAAATAGAAAAATCAGATGAAGTATACAAAAAGTGGAAAGACGGGACAATTAGTCTGCAGGAGTACCTGACGTATGCAGCCAGTCAGAACTGGATTGATATCACGCAGATATCAGACGAAAAGACGTATCTGAATTCGACAGAAGTCTATTCATCACTGGCACGATATATATCTGAAAAGTTATCTTTGGACAACAATTTCAGTAAGTTGTTGTATCACTATATGATTATGGATGACATAATTTCAGGTACGGATATCTGTCAGCTTTTATATGATCAGAATCTTCTCACAAAAGATGACGATGAATATCAGCAGTTTACCACAGGAAAGCTGACTCCGTTCGACCTTCTGAGAAGCAAGATAGAAAAACTGGAAATTACTCCAGCGCAGCTTGCATTGGATCCGTGTTCCGGTTCTATTGTGGTTACTGATCCGAATACTGGAAAACTACTTGCATGTGTCTCTTATCCGGGGTATGATAATAATAAACTTGCCAATCAGATGGATGCTTCGTATTTTCAGAAACTTAACAGTGATTTGTCCTCACCGTTCTATAACAAGGCAACACAGCAGAGGACGGCACCGGGTTCAACATTTAAACTGGTAACCACTGCGGCAGGTCTGACAGAAGGTGTAATAGATAAGAATACAACTGTCAACTGTACAGGAAGATTCGGTGTTGGCCTGGTAGACCCTTCGGATGAATTGAACTGTGTGGCTCTTTCCGGTCACGGACCTTTAAGCATTGTCAATGCGATCAAAGAGTCCTGTAACGTCTTTTTCTGTACGGTTGCTTATAAACTAGGGCTTGATGAGAACAACCATTTTTCTCAGAATCTGGCTCTTAGTCAGATACAAAAATATGCGAATATGTTCCAGCTGGGAGAAAAAACCGGTATTGAGATCACGGAGAGTAAATCTCAGGTTACAACGACTCTGCCAATTCCCTCGGCTATCGGACAGGCTACACATAGTTATACGACGGTATCGCTGGCTCGGTATGCATCTACACTTGAGAATGAGGGAACTAATTATAAACTTTCTCTTCTGGACAAGATTACAGATGCATCTGATAAAACAGTCCGGAATATTGAACCTGAGGTTACCGGAAACGTGGAGCTTGCAAACGGCACTTGGGATATTATTCATGAAGGTATGAACAAGGTAGCTAAAAAGATTCCTGAATTGAATCAGCTTCCCGTTGAAGTCTATGGAAAGACAGGTACGGCAGAAGAGTCCGATACCCGTCCAAACCACGGATTGTTTATAGGATTTGCTCATGGCGAGGGAAAAGAAGATATTGCGATGGCAATCCGGATTCCATATGGTTATTCTTCTACCAATGCAGCAATGGTAGCTAAGGATATATTAAGTTACTACTATAATGTGGAAGATAAAGATGATGTCCTGACTGGAGTTGCTGATTCCGAAGGGGCTTCGAATGTACGGACAGATTAAGGGGGTTAAAACTTCCCACCACGAAAGATGAGAAATTAACGTGAGATCACCGGGAGGTATTATATGAGTGAAGTAATTGTTGTTACATCAGGTAAGGGCGGCGTTGGAAAGACTACCACTGCTGCCAACATAGGAATTGGTCTCGCTCAGCTGGGCAGACGTGTAGTGATGGTCGACACCGATATCGGCCTTCGAAATCTGGATGTGGTTCTGGGACTTGAAAACAGGATTGTCTATAATCTGGTTGATGTGATTGAAGGAAACTGCAGATTAAAGCAGGCACTGATCAAAGATAAACGATATCCGGATCTTTTCCTTCTTCCTTCGGCACAGACAAGAGATAAGACATCTGTCTCTCCGGAACAGATGGTGAAACTTTGTGAACAGCTTCGGGAGGAGTTTGATTTTATTCTTCTGGATTGTCCTGCGGGTATTGAACAAGGGTTTGAGAATGCAATTGCAGGTGCAGAGAAGGCAATCGTGGTGACTACCCCCGAGGTTTCGGCAATACGCGATGCTGACCGGATTATAGGACTGTTAGAAGCACATGATCTGCGCGAAATCGGACTTGTAATCAATCGGATTCGTCCCGATATGGTGCGAAGAGGTGAGATGATGTCCGTAGACGATGTTGTAGATATCTTGGCTGTTTCCCTGTTGGGAGTCATTCCCGATGATGAACAGATTGTGGTTGCAACTAATCAGGGTGAATCTGTAACCGGATGCGATTCTGATTCGGGCAGAGCCTTCGTCAATATAAGCAAAAGACTTACCGGTGAAGAGGTTCCATTCCAGACTTTTAACGAGAAGAGGGGACTTATCAGCCGCCTTTTCAGACATTAGGTGTCGCTATGCGTGTATTCCTACGAAAAAAGAAGACCCCTAAGACGATTGCGAAAGAACGTCTGTCTAATCTGCTTCTTGCAGAGAGGATGGATTGTTCGCCACGCATGATGCTAATGATGAAGAATGATATTACACAGACAATTAATCGATACATACCGGTGAATGAAGATGATATCATATGTCAGATCAGGCATACACCGGCAGTACTGATATACGAAATACCGATAAAACGAACAGAGGATACGCATGTTAAAACGCTATAAAATACGTAACTACAATTTCAGATTGGTTATAATGCTTGTTGCCATTTCAAGCCTGGGTGTCCTGCTGGTTGGCTCCGCCGATCCAACGCTGCAAAGAAAGCAGCTGATTGGTGTGATTGGCGGGCTGATCCTGATGCTTATTGTTTCACTGATGGATTTCAGCTGGCTTCTGAATTTTTACTGGATCATCTATGCTTTGAATATAGCACTTCTGATTATAGTTGTACTTATGGGAAGCAGCAAAAAGGGTGCTTCCAGATGGATACAGATACGTGGCTTTCAGTTTCAGCCGACAGAAGTATGCAAGATTTTGCTGATTATGTTTTTTGCCATGTTTCTGATGAAACATGAAGATGATTTGAATACATTTAGAACGATTGTCGAATCTTTGGCACTTATTGCAGTTCCTTTGATTTTAATAGCGAAACAGCCAGATCTGAAAAACACCCTTACGATTGCCGTGATATTTTGTATTTTGATGTATGTAGCAGGTCTGAGCTATAAAATTATCGGAGGAACGATACTTGTCGTTATACCGCTTATCGTGGTGCTTCTACTATTGATCACACAGACGGACCTGCCAATCATTAATAATTATCAGAAAAATCGTATCATGGCAAAAATATTTTCCGAAGATGCGGAGTACAGCGATGATCTAAGACAGCAGGAAAATTCGATTACAGCAATTGGCTCGGGACAGTTAGGTGGAAAAGGTCTTAACAATAACGAGGTGTCTTCTGCAAACAAAGGTAAGTTTGTGGCTGAGAGTCAGAACGATTTTATCTTTGCGGTGGCAGGTGAAGAACTCGGATTTGCAGGGTCATGTACCTTGCTGCTTTTGCTGTTTGGCATTGTTTTTGAATGCATACGCATGGGCGGCCGGGCAAAGGATCTTTCCGGTACACTTATATGCTGTGGTATGGCATCTTTGGTGGCAATACAAGGGTTTATTAATATAGCTGTTGCAACCGGACTGTTTCCCAATACAGGGACACCACTGCCGTTTGTCAGTTATGGTCTT comes from the Blautia liquoris genome and includes:
- the miaA gene encoding tRNA (adenosine(37)-N6)-dimethylallyltransferase MiaA; the protein is MKKQLMVLTGPTAVGKTSLSIKVAERLNGSIISADSMQVYKKMDIGSAKIMTDEMCNIPHYLIDVLEPWEEFHVARFQQMAMEAIQDIYQKNRLPILVGGTGFYIQAILKDVDFSGDSGKSAFRQELEERARAGGSDELYQMLKTEDPVSAENIHPHNVKRVIRALEYYHETKSPISLHNAKEMERESPFCYSYFVLNDRREHLYERINQRVDQMMEKGLLDEVKYLKSLGLTSQMVSMQGLGYKELLSYLDGNISLCDAVESIKRNTRHFAKRQLTWFKREKNVVWIDKSKYDYDEDAILNQILRIWEKRTSNRNGEYHDD
- the radC gene encoding RadC family protein; this translates as MLMKTRMKEMPKDQRPYEKCLRYGAAMLSDTELLAVILRTGSAGCSCLDLASEVLKASKLEEGLLGIHHLSLQDLQSIKGVGKVKAVQIKCIGELSKRIASESTRQKLTFDNPDTIADYYMELLRHEEQEKIICMMLDTKNHFLGDVVLTIGTVNSSLLSPRELFLEAQKFHAVHIILLHNHPSGDATPSKEDIQITARIKRAGELLGITLLDHIVIGDHCYTSILTS
- a CDS encoding aminoacetone oxidase family FAD-binding enzyme: MKKQIVIIGGGASGLMAGITAAKKGAVVTILEAADKPGKKLLATGNGRCNFTNVLQDKSCYRGSANDLAMNVVNQFSVSDTLMFFSKLGIYSKNRNGWMYPTSDEARAVLDVLLMEACNLKIKIKTRERVQDVRRKNQRWKVKTSTWEYPADSVIITSGSPAGTDEKTDPFVIQIAKKLDIETIPLLPALTALMGKDTRFSSWAGVRIQGKATLILNSIPMKSEAGEIQLTSYGISGIPVFQLSRYAIRAVFEGCSVLIELDFIPELSEDQLYLNLKMREENCPYKTLQERFVGLLPSKLIPVVAPPETELSEIVRNCKHFPVAVQGAVSMKQAQVCSGGILLRELDAHLQSRKYPGLYFAGEGLDVDGACGGYNLQWAWSSGAVAGSDAARGVS
- a CDS encoding rod shape-determining protein, which codes for MMLHNSFGVDLGSSTLKIYDQRKDKITKEKNMIALRDKDEVLAIGNDAYEMFEKTPKNIKIMEPVNNGRIGDVFLTEAILHTLLNRSGSSVGYRPVLYFAVPTGLTKIEKRAYYAVAHRGKLRKCKIFLVDRPIVDAIALGIPLNRTKGSMIMNIGSQCTEVSVIADGRVIISRQIPIGGKQFNDSIRSNIRKKNNLQVGIRTAKRLKLSLADMVPQKKQGRKVMGMDCVNGLVRDGIVTTTTVNLAIMDLARQIASQTREIIQRIPPQIRANIEKEGIYLTGGSTRIPHMDQFLSRELEYSVQQSLYYDLCTVCGLKELITHPVLHRYAYPVTKQ
- a CDS encoding NAD(P)/FAD-dependent oxidoreductase, with product MIRILNLKMPVEHKTEQLKEKIAGELRIPVKQIQSYDIVKRSIDARKQPIQYVYQINVTVVREKKVIQKNSRHKNIMLTEPVDYLFPKSGHNRLLKRPVVVGCGPAGLFCAYMLAKHGYYPLILERGDEASLRRKKVSHFWKTGVLDESSNVQFGEGGAGTFSDGKLNTLVKDPFGRNKEVLKIFVDAGAPSSILYDQKPHLGTDLLVQIVQRLRRQIEAMGGEFRFHSQVTDLVIEDGRVKGLEVNKKEVLSCQVVILAIGHSARDTFSMLSKNSLHMEEKSFAVGVRIEHPQKMITEDQYGKNASAILGPASYKLTHKLADSRGIYSFCMCPGGYVVNASSQTGFLAVNGMSYHGRNSLNANSALVVTVNPSDYREYHEAGNSRCLDGVFFQRYLERAAWQLAVGKVPVQLFEDFKENRRSVLLGEISPCIMGKYELSNVREILPPVIGESIADGIRAFGEKIKGFDRPDALISGVESRTSSPVKIIRDESFESSLKGLYPCGEGAGYAGGITSAAMDGIKAAEAVCKKYMKL
- a CDS encoding methionine gamma-lyase family protein; this encodes MTIDKSGMYKKIGISKEVLGFGTEVLRTLEERFAQIDQTAEYNQLKVIHAMQKHKVSEACLYASSGYGYNDLGRDTLEEVYATTFGAESALVRPQIACGTHALSVALSGNLRPGDELFSPVGKPYDTLEEVIGIRPSRGSLREYGVSYSQTELLEDGSFDYPAIKKAINDKTKMATIQRSKGYQTRPTFSVTQIGELIHFIKKIKPDVICMVDNCYGEFVETIEPSEVGADLMVGSLIKNPGGGLAPIGGYIVGKEEYVSLAAYRLTSPGLGKEVGATLGVNQSFYQGFFLAPTVTASALKGAVFAANIYEKLGYDVIPNSREERHDIIQAVTLRSPRAVIAFCEGIQAASPVDSYVTPVPGDMPGYDCDVIMAAGAFVQGSSIELSADAPIREPYAVYFQGGLTWPHAKLGILMSLQKLVEAGVVKL